The Sulfurospirillum diekertiae genomic sequence ATGTGGATTGGGAAACGCTCAGTGATGAAGCAGTTTATGAAATTGAACAAGAGATATTAGAAGAAGTGAATGCATTGGTGCTGTTTGGGCATGAGTTTGCTGGTGAAATGATTATCGTGTCCAATGAAGTAGGTATGGGACTCATTCCTGAATATCCCTTAGGACGTCGCTTTAGAGATATTGCAGGACGAATGAATCAGCACGTAGCACGTGCAAGTGATGAAGCATACTTGGTAGTCGCAGGATTACCGATGAAATTAAAATAGAGACACTAATGAAACATAAAAATTTAATGGTTTACGGTACAGGTTCGGATGTTGGTAAGAGCGTTATTGTGGCAGGATTATGCCGTATTCTTAAGCAAGATGGTGTGCGAGTTTGCCCTTTTAAATCTCAAAATATGGCCTTAAATTCTTATATCACCAAAGATGGAAAAGAGATGGGACGTGCCCAAGTGGTGCAAGCAGAAGCCGCAGGGCTGGAGCCTGATGTGATGATGAATCCTATATTGCTGAAACCTTCAACAGACCGCAAGGCACAAGTCATCTTGCATGGAAAAGCTTTACGCAATATGGATGCTCGAGAGTATTTCACCAATCGTGGTGCTATGAAAATAGAGGTTATGAAGGCTTATAACAAGATACGCGAAAACTATGATGTATCTATTATCGAAGGAGCTGGAAGTCCTGCTGAGATTAATTTGAAAGTAGATGACTTGGTCAATACCGGTATGGCAGAAATGGCTGATGCGCCAGCTGTTTTGGTTGCAGACATTGATAAAGGAGGCGTTTTTGCCTCAATATATGGAACGATAAAACTTTTGGAAAAACATGAAAGTGCTCGTATCAAAGGGGTTATTATCAATAAGTTTCGTGGTGATGTAACCTTACTTGAACCAGGGCTTCGTATGATTGAAGAAAAAATCAATATTCCTGTTCTTGGCGTTATCCCTTATATACAACTGGGTATTGAAGAAGAAGATGGTTTTGGTGATAGGCATTTAGAAAAAAAAGCACGTGGGGCAATTGATATCGCCGTTATTGTACCTAAGCGCATTTCAAATTTTACCGACATGGATGCCCTTTTGAGACACAGTGATGTAACCGTGCGTTATGTTCGAAAAGTACATGAGATTGAAAATCCAGATGTTATTATCTTGCCAGGGTCAAAAAACACTATCGAGGATATGCTGGATCTTCAACAAAGAGGCATGGCCGAAGCGGTGATTAAACATGCAAAAAATGGGGTGATTATCTTTGGTATTTGTGGTGGATTTCAGATGTTAGGTCAAAAAATTCAAGATGAATTTGGAATTGAATCTTCCATTCAAGAAATAACCGGACTGGGTCTTTTAGATATCGAAACAACGATGTTAAAAGAAAAGACAACGACGCAATTTGAAGGCTTACTCAGTTGTAATACAGGTTTTCTTCAAGGAATGACTAAATGCCGTATCAAAGGATATGAAATCCATCAAGGCATCACGTATGGCAATGAAGCCAATTTATTTGAAGGTACTGAGGCATTACTCGGGGCAATACGGGACAATGTTATAGGAACCTATATCCATGGGGTGTTTGATAATTCTGACTTTACCACTGAATTTTTAAATCGTATTCGTGAGAAAAAAGGCATTACAAAAGTCGATGAAGTCTTTGACTATGACGCTTATAAACAAGGTGAGTACGACAAGTTGGCTTTATTGTTACGTGAAAATCTAGATATGAGAGCTATTTACAACATTATAGGAGTTGAATGATGCATCTATTAGAAGAGACTTTACTTGCTATAACCGGAGTAAATGAAGAAAACCAAAAAAACCAAAAAGAATATATTGCGACATTATTGAAGACGCCTGATGGGCTTGGTAAATTAGAAAAGATGAATATTCAACTGAGTGGAATAGAAAAAGAGTACCGCGTTAAGAAAAAAGCAGTCGTCGTGATGGCTGCAGATAATGGTGTTGAAGAAGAGGGCGTGAGTGCTTCTAAGCGTGTGATAACACAATATGTCGTTGAAGCGATGGTTGCGGGGGAAGCGTCTATTAGTTCACTGTGCAAATCATTGGGCAGTGAACTTTTTGTGATTGATCTTGGCATTGATTCGACACGTGTTTTCAAAGGGGCAATTACGCATAAAATTATGCCTACAGGGACATATAACATTCGAAAAGGCCCAGCAATGAGCCGTGAACAGGCCATTGAAGCTATTGAAGTTGGTATTGATATCGTTCGTGAACTCGTAGAAAAAGATTACAACCTTTTTGCTGTGGGTGAAATGGGTATTGGCAATACAACAACTAGTAGTGCCTGCTTAAAAGCCTTAACGAATCTTCCGTTAGTTGAACTTGTGGGATATGGCAGTGGTATTGATGAGCGAACATTAGGATTGAAAATAGCCGTTGTAGAGGATGCCGTTCGTATCAATAAGCCTGATGTGAATGACCCTATCGACATCATCCAAAAATTGGGTGGTCTTGATATCGCCGCCATGACGGGGGTCTATTTGGGTGCGGCTAGGTATAAAGTACCTATTGTTTTAGATGGCCTTATCTCAGGCGTTTCTGCCTTGCTTGCATACCGCATGAACGCGCATGCAAGAGATTACATGATTCCTTCTCACATCAGTGAAGAGCCTGGTGCAAAGTGGATAATGGAAGCACTTTGCTTTAATCCGATGCTTCATATGAACATGAAACTTGGTGAAGGTAGTGGTGCGGTACTCGTGTTTCCTTTGGTTGAAGCGGCTAGTAATCTAACACGCGATATTCGTGTCTACCCAGAGGTATAAGATGAGCTATAAATTTGTACAAAATAAAGCGTGTGAGTATTTTCCTTGTCATAAGATAGAAGAGGACACTACCTTTAATTGTCTTTTTTGCTATTGCCCTTTGTATGCTTTGGGTGAGCAGTGTGGCGGAAAATTTACCTATACAAAAAATGGAATCAAAAGTTGTGTGGAATGTGATGTTGTTCATCATAAAGATACGGGCTATGAATACGTCCAAGCGAAAATGCATTACATCATAAAACTGGCAGTACAGAAATGAACGGGATACTGTTATTAATTCAATTTATGACACGCCTTCCTGTATTTAGTAAAACAACCTATGACCCTATTGCGATTGGGCGTGCTATAAAGTTTTTTCCCTTCGTTGGTTTGCTTATCGGTTTAATTTTATGTGCGGTGTTTATGGTCATCAATCCTTTGATTGACAATAAATTAATTGTTGCCTTAATCATTGTTGTAGTTGAGATTTTACTCACGGGAGGGCTTCATCTTGATGGTTTATCGGACAGTTTTGATGGCTTGTTTAGTTACAGAGATAAAGAGCGCATCTTAGAGATTATGAAAGACTCTTGTATCGGGGTCAATGGGGCGTTAGCGCTTATTGTCTATGTGGTTGCCAAAATTTTATTTCTGAGTGAACTTGGCTGGGAATATATCGTTTTTATACCTGTCGTGGCACGTTTAAATACTGTTCTTCATGCAGGCTTAGGAAGGTATGCAAGAGAAGAAGGCATGGGAAAAAGTATTGTGGATGAAACGAGTATCCAAGGCGTATTTTTTGCCATTTTGAGTGTCTTAGTCATAGGCTTTATCCTCCTAGGTTTAGATGCGCTTTGGCTTGTTGTGGGTGCTTTGAGTTTTGGTTTTATGAGCCTTTATTATATTCAAAAGCGCATTGATGGCATCACAGGTGACACGATGGGAGCAGTATTAGAATTAACATCTTTAGTTGTGTTATTTATAGGAGTACTTTTATGAAAACAGAAATTTACCTTCTTCGCCATGGAGAGACAGGATTAAATAGGCAAAAAGTTTATTTTGGCCATTTAGATGCTGCTATGAATGAGTTAGGCAAAGAATGTATTGCGCATGTGGCAAATAACTTTTTTGGGCCATTAGATGTGATTATTTCTAGTGATTTGGAGCGTTGTGCCGAGTCAGCAAGAATATTTAGTCGCTCAAAAAAGATTAAGGTCACCTATGATCAGCGTTTACGTGAATTGGACTTTGGTGTCTTTGAAGGACGAACCTATGCGTCATTAATGGAAGAGTTTCCCAAAGAAGCTGAGCAGTTTTTTAGTGGCGATTATGATTTTGTGATACCCAAAGGTGAAAGTGTCAAAATGCTTTTTGAACGCACATATGAAGCGTTTGAAGAAATCATAGCAAACCATGCTGGTAAGCATATTCTTATCTCAACACATGGTGGCGCGATAAGGGCAATTCTTTCTCGCTACCTTGCAGGCAATAAAAAAGCTTACTGGAAGTTTGCCGTTGAACATGCTTCTTTGACAAAGCTCGTCCATGAAGATGGCTTTGTGTACCTGGAATACCTAGGAAGAGGAGAGAAAATTCAACAATTAGCCGTGAGTACAAAGATGAAAAAAGGAGCATGAAATGAAAAAAACTATAATGCTGATCTCTATGATGATGATAGTGTTTATATTTAATGGGTTTACGCTGTTTCAAAACAAAGACAAAAAAGCGATTCTTTTTGTTAATTTTGGAACGACATATAATGATACAAGAGTCGCTACAATTGATACGTTGCAGAAAAAAATAGCAGATACCTATAAAGACTATGATGTTAGATTGGCGTATACATCAAGACAAATCATTCGAAAACTCAGTGAGCGTGATGGTATTCGAATCGATACGCCCGAAGAGGCTCTTAAAAAGTTAAAAGCTGATGGATACGGTACGGTTATCGTTCAAGCAACGCATATCATTAATGGTGAGGAAGCGGATTATCTTAAACGCGAAGTTGCCTCCCTAAAAGATGATTTCTATGTCATTAAATTAGGTCATCCACTTTTGACGCATATTAAAGATTATGAGTTGACAATGAAGGCGCTTCAGTTGCAATATTCTGAATTAAAGGCAGATGAGGCTGTTGTGCTTATTGGACATGGTACACATCATCCTTCTACCTCTGCGTATGCCATGATTGATTATTTCTTCCAAGACGCATCTCAAAATGTCTATTTTGGAACCGTGGAAGGGTTTCCCTCTTATGACAATGTTCTCACAAGACTTAAGAAAAATGGTATTAGAACAGTAACTTTGATGCCGTTTCTATTTGTAGCAGGCGATCATGCAAACAATGATATTGCCGGTGACGAAGAAGATTCTTGGAAAAGTATGCTTTTAAAAGAGGGTTTTAACGTCAATGTTTATCTTCATGGCTTAGGTGAAAACGAAGCGATTCAACAGATTTTTATTGAGCATATTGAACATGCAATTACGAATAAAGAAATAGATATGAAACGAAAGAAAGCAGGTTATGCACTTGGCAAGTAAAACACATTTTCTATCATCCGACACCAAATTTTTAGTTTGGACGCTTGGTGGAATTTTATTAACGCTTAGTGGCGTGATTGCATTTGCCGGAATGGGATATATCGATATCCCCTTCTTTGATGTCTGTAAAATCATGATAGGCAGTAAAGAAAATGTAATAGGTTCTACGGAGTGGTTTGTCGTGCATGATATACGATTGCCACGTATTTTAACAGCGATTTTAACCGGCGTTGCATTAAGTTTAAGTGGGCTTGTCTTTCAAGGGGTTCTCCTTAACCCTTTGGCAGACCCTTATACTTTAGGTATCTCCTCAGGTGCATCATTTGGTGCCGCATTAGCGTTGTTATTAGGATTGAGTGGCGTGATGATTCAAGGAAGTGCTTTTTTCTTTGCGATAATCAGCCTTGGAATTGTGTTGCGTTTGGCAACGTTTGAAGGGCGCATCATTCCTGTATCGTTGATTCTATCCGGTGTTATCATTGGAGCTTTTTTCTCCGCAGGGCTTAGTTTTTCAAAATACCTAGCAGGGGATGAAATAGCGTCTATTTTCTTTTGGTTATTAGGTAGTTTTCAAGGTAAAACATGGATGGAAGTGATGATTCTTTTGGCTGTTGTTTCCTTTGGCTCTATGGTGATTTACTTTTATGCCGAGGAAATCAATATTTTGTCATTGGGAGAGAAAAATGCTAGCTCAATGGGCGTAGATACACACCGTGTACGTCTTATTTTACTCGTTGTTGCCTCATTGATGTCCTCAGTGACCGTATCTATTTGTGGGATTATCGGTTTTGTGGGATTGATAATCCCTCATATGATGCGATTTTTAGTGGGAACGGACAACAAAAAACTCATCATTGTTTGTTCTTTGTGGGGCGGAATTCTTCTCTCAATGGCTGATAATGTTTCTCGTGCGTTACTTCCACATGAAGTCCCTATTGGGATACTCACAGCGCTTTTAGGTGCACCATTCTTTGCCATAGTTTTTAGAAATAAGATGCGAGGGAAAAAGAGATGAGTGCTTTACATGTAAAGAATCTTGGCTATAAAAGTGGGTCTACTTCTATCTTAGAAAACATCAACTTGAGCCTTGAGGTGGGAAAATTCTATGGAATTTTGGGGCCTAATGGCAGTGGTAAAACAACACTATTGGATTGTTTGGCTGGTTTAGTACCAAAATCACATGGTGAGATTGAAATATTTAATGTGCCTTGTCATACCTATTCTCGTAAAGAGTTCGCCCAACAAATAGCACTTGTTCCTCAAAATTTTGATATTTCCTTTCCCTATAAGGTTCAGGAAATCTTAGAAATGGGACGTTATCCCTTTAAAAAAAGAATGCATGGGCTTTCAGCAAAAGAGTATGCCTTAATTGATCAGATTAAGGATGTTTTTGAATTGAACTTTTTGGTAGATAAAGAGGTTACAAACCTCAGTGGTGGAGAAAAGCAACGCGTGGCTTTCGCTAAAGCATTAATTCAAGATACGCCTATTTTATTTCTGGATGAATCAACATCAAACATGGATCCTTATTTTGCACATTTTGTTTTAAAAGAGGTGCAAAAACGAACGAAGAATGAACAAAAAACAGTTCTTGCGGTCTTTCACGATATGAATCTTGCCTCACGTTATTGTGACGAGATCATCATGCTTAAAGATGGAGGACTTTTAGAAATGGGTACTACAAAAAAAGTATTAACACCGATCAATATCAAAAGACTTTTTGGTATCGAAAGTATTGCCGTTCATGATAACGACAAGAGCTATATTATTCCAGTTTAAGGAGCGAAAATGAAAATATTATGGTTAGTGGCTTTGCTGATATCAAGCCATCTTTATGCGCTAGAAATTGAAGATCAGAATGGAAACAAAATTATTTTTGACAAACCTTTTAAACGTGTTATCTCTTTATATCCTGCACATACAGATCTTATCGATGATTTAGGAGCAGGAGCATTATTAATAGGTGTTTCTATTGATTTAGATAATCCTGATAAATTCAAAGATATACCTACGTACTCCTATTATGATAATGCAGAAAAGTTCATTAGTGCAAAGCCTGATCTTATCTTGATTCGACCAATGATTGCCAATAAATTCAAAGGTATGATAGACCTTTTAAAATCACGAGGAATTGAAGTTGTTTCACTCCAACCTTCAACCTACCAAGAGTTACCAACGTATTGGAATAAGATTGGAAAATTAGTAGGAAAAGAAGAAGCTTCCACTCGATATGTAGAATCTTTTGAGAATGAAGTTGCAAAGATTAAAGCTAAGGTAGCTTCCATTCCTAGTGAAAATAAAAAAGGACTTTTCTTTGAAACGCGTCATAAAGATTTTTTGACAACCAGTCCTGGAAGTATGCCTTATACAATCATTGAGATTTTAGGTGTAAAAAATATTGCGAAAGATGCTAAATCAATCAGAAATGGTTCCACTGTTGCGCCCTATGAGATTGAAAAAATTCTTTCTCATGCGCAGGATATTGATGTTTATATCGCACAGAATGGAGCGATGAACCGTGTTAGTGAAGAAGATATTTATAATACACCTGGTTTTAAAGCAATTAATGCCATCAAAAATAAACACGTCTATTTAATTCCTGAAGAGATCGTTTCAAGGCCCACAAAAAAATTGCTTGACGGAATGTGGGCACTCGGTCAGATTATCTATCCCAATTATTTTAAAGAAAGGATTTAACCATGTCGTATGAAAGACGGCCAATGAGTATTGAACAAAAGAGTTTTGAGATTATTACCCAAGAGATGGGAAGTGCTATTGATGCCTTTGATGCTACGTTGCAACCTGTTGTTAAACGTGTCATTCATACCACGGCTGATTTTGAGTATACCGATCTTTTAGATTTTTCTGATGATGCAGTCCAGAGTACGTTTGATGCCCTCAAAAGTGGATGTAAAATCTATTGTGATACCAATATGATTGTTAATGGCCTCAGTAAAGTTGCCTTAGGGAAATTTTCTTGCAAACCGTACTGCCTTGTGAGTGATGAAGATGTCAGTAAAGAAGCTAAAGAACGTGGTGTTACAAGATCAATTGTAGGCATGGAACATGCGGCAAAAGATCCAGAAACTAAAATATTTTTAATCGGCAATGCCCCAACAGCACTTTATACTCTATTGGAGATGATTAAATCAGGTGATTGTGCAAAACCTTCCCTTATCGTCGCTGTACCTGTTGGATTTGTGGGAGCGGCTGAATCTAAAGAAGAAGTTCTAAAATATGATGTTCCTTATATTCGAGTAAGAGGTAGAAAAGGTGGAAGTACGGTTGCCGTTGCTATTTTACACGGTCTTATCTACCAAATTTTTCAAAGAGAAGGCATCTAAAAAATGCAAAAGTATGTGATTCATGAGGGAAAGAAGCTTCGATACGGTTTTACGACTGGCTCATCCGCTGCAGCTGCTACAAAAGCGGCATGTATGTTATTAATGAATGCGCCTTTAAAAAAAACCGTTGCAATCACTTTACCAACAAATGAAATATTACACATACCTATTTATACGGCAAAGAAAGAAAAAGAGTTGGCAATTGTTACTGTTATTAAAGATGGTGGTGATGATGCAGATGTGACGAGTGGACTAGAAATAGGAGCACGCGTCTCTTTTTCTGAGGAGAGAGGCATTCATATCAAAGGAGGCGAGGGTGTTGGTGTGGCAACTAAAAAAGGCTTACCTATTGGTGTAGGCGAACCCGCTATCAATCCAGTCCCTCAAGTGATGATTAAACAAAGCGTGATTGAGGTGATAGATATTTTAAAGCAAGGGATTGAAGTAGAAATTTTTGTTCCAAAAGGTGAAGAGATTGCCAAGCGAACGCTTAATTATAAATTAGGAATTCACGGGGGTATTTCCATATTGGGATCAACTGGTATCGTTAAACCTATGTCTGAAGAAGCATATAAAGACTCTTTGTCTATTGAGTTAAAAGCAATGTACCAACAGCAAGATACCGATACCTTTGTCTTTACCTTTGGTAATTATGGACGCAAATTTGCCACAAACAATCTTGGATTAGTGGATGAAAATATCATCATTATCAGTAATTTTGTAGGATTTATGTTGGAGAAGGCCTGTGAGTTTGGTATCAAAAAAATACTGTTTGTTGGCAATATCGGAAAGATTGTCAAAGTAGCTGGAGGTATATTTCATACCCATAGTCGCGTATCGGATGCAAGGCTTGAAATTATGGCGGCAAATGCAATAAAAGCAGGAGAAAAACTTGATGTTATTCAAAAAATACTCAAAGCCAATACCACAGAAGAAGCAGTGGAAATGTTAAACAGAAAAGATACGTTTGACATAATGGCACAAGAAATACGAGAAAAGTGCGAAACTCATGTGAGACGTAGTGGATATGAGTTAGAGGTGGCTGCATTGATTTATTCAAGTGAACAGGGAGAATTAGCGCGAACGGATAATTTTTATGTTGGAAATCATACCAATGCTTAAGATTCATATACTTGGAATGGGTCCTGGAAGTATAGATTTTATTGCACCTTATGTGCTGACATGTATAAAGGACGCAGACATACTTATTGGTGGAAAAAGACATTTTCAAGAGATAGAAGTGGAAGCATCAGGAAAAGTCTGTCAATACATAAGTAGTGATTTATTAGGACTTGTGGATTACATCAAAACAAACAGAAATAAAAAAATTGCGGTATTGGTCTCTGGTGACCCAGGATTTTATAGTTTTTTAGTGTATTTAAAAAAGCATTTTAGCAATGAGGAGTTAGTGGTAATACCAGGACTTTCTTCTATGCAGTATATGTTTTGCAAGATTGGGTTACCTTGGCAAGACGCTGTGATTAAAAGTC encodes the following:
- a CDS encoding cobyric acid synthase, whose amino-acid sequence is MKHKNLMVYGTGSDVGKSVIVAGLCRILKQDGVRVCPFKSQNMALNSYITKDGKEMGRAQVVQAEAAGLEPDVMMNPILLKPSTDRKAQVILHGKALRNMDAREYFTNRGAMKIEVMKAYNKIRENYDVSIIEGAGSPAEINLKVDDLVNTGMAEMADAPAVLVADIDKGGVFASIYGTIKLLEKHESARIKGVIINKFRGDVTLLEPGLRMIEEKINIPVLGVIPYIQLGIEEEDGFGDRHLEKKARGAIDIAVIVPKRISNFTDMDALLRHSDVTVRYVRKVHEIENPDVIILPGSKNTIEDMLDLQQRGMAEAVIKHAKNGVIIFGICGGFQMLGQKIQDEFGIESSIQEITGLGLLDIETTMLKEKTTTQFEGLLSCNTGFLQGMTKCRIKGYEIHQGITYGNEANLFEGTEALLGAIRDNVIGTYIHGVFDNSDFTTEFLNRIREKKGITKVDEVFDYDAYKQGEYDKLALLLRENLDMRAIYNIIGVE
- the cobT gene encoding nicotinate-nucleotide--dimethylbenzimidazole phosphoribosyltransferase, yielding MMHLLEETLLAITGVNEENQKNQKEYIATLLKTPDGLGKLEKMNIQLSGIEKEYRVKKKAVVVMAADNGVEEEGVSASKRVITQYVVEAMVAGEASISSLCKSLGSELFVIDLGIDSTRVFKGAITHKIMPTGTYNIRKGPAMSREQAIEAIEVGIDIVRELVEKDYNLFAVGEMGIGNTTTSSACLKALTNLPLVELVGYGSGIDERTLGLKIAVVEDAVRINKPDVNDPIDIIQKLGGLDIAAMTGVYLGAARYKVPIVLDGLISGVSALLAYRMNAHARDYMIPSHISEEPGAKWIMEALCFNPMLHMNMKLGEGSGAVLVFPLVEAASNLTRDIRVYPEV
- a CDS encoding cysteine-rich small domain-containing protein; this encodes MSYKFVQNKACEYFPCHKIEEDTTFNCLFCYCPLYALGEQCGGKFTYTKNGIKSCVECDVVHHKDTGYEYVQAKMHYIIKLAVQK
- the cobS gene encoding adenosylcobinamide-GDP ribazoletransferase, translated to MNGILLLIQFMTRLPVFSKTTYDPIAIGRAIKFFPFVGLLIGLILCAVFMVINPLIDNKLIVALIIVVVEILLTGGLHLDGLSDSFDGLFSYRDKERILEIMKDSCIGVNGALALIVYVVAKILFLSELGWEYIVFIPVVARLNTVLHAGLGRYAREEGMGKSIVDETSIQGVFFAILSVLVIGFILLGLDALWLVVGALSFGFMSLYYIQKRIDGITGDTMGAVLELTSLVVLFIGVLL
- a CDS encoding histidine phosphatase family protein; its protein translation is MKTEIYLLRHGETGLNRQKVYFGHLDAAMNELGKECIAHVANNFFGPLDVIISSDLERCAESARIFSRSKKIKVTYDQRLRELDFGVFEGRTYASLMEEFPKEAEQFFSGDYDFVIPKGESVKMLFERTYEAFEEIIANHAGKHILISTHGGAIRAILSRYLAGNKKAYWKFAVEHASLTKLVHEDGFVYLEYLGRGEKIQQLAVSTKMKKGA
- a CDS encoding sirohydrochlorin cobaltochelatase, translating into MKKTIMLISMMMIVFIFNGFTLFQNKDKKAILFVNFGTTYNDTRVATIDTLQKKIADTYKDYDVRLAYTSRQIIRKLSERDGIRIDTPEEALKKLKADGYGTVIVQATHIINGEEADYLKREVASLKDDFYVIKLGHPLLTHIKDYELTMKALQLQYSELKADEAVVLIGHGTHHPSTSAYAMIDYFFQDASQNVYFGTVEGFPSYDNVLTRLKKNGIRTVTLMPFLFVAGDHANNDIAGDEEDSWKSMLLKEGFNVNVYLHGLGENEAIQQIFIEHIEHAITNKEIDMKRKKAGYALGK
- a CDS encoding FecCD family ABC transporter permease, with product MASKTHFLSSDTKFLVWTLGGILLTLSGVIAFAGMGYIDIPFFDVCKIMIGSKENVIGSTEWFVVHDIRLPRILTAILTGVALSLSGLVFQGVLLNPLADPYTLGISSGASFGAALALLLGLSGVMIQGSAFFFAIISLGIVLRLATFEGRIIPVSLILSGVIIGAFFSAGLSFSKYLAGDEIASIFFWLLGSFQGKTWMEVMILLAVVSFGSMVIYFYAEEINILSLGEKNASSMGVDTHRVRLILLVVASLMSSVTVSICGIIGFVGLIIPHMMRFLVGTDNKKLIIVCSLWGGILLSMADNVSRALLPHEVPIGILTALLGAPFFAIVFRNKMRGKKR
- a CDS encoding ABC transporter ATP-binding protein, coding for MSALHVKNLGYKSGSTSILENINLSLEVGKFYGILGPNGSGKTTLLDCLAGLVPKSHGEIEIFNVPCHTYSRKEFAQQIALVPQNFDISFPYKVQEILEMGRYPFKKRMHGLSAKEYALIDQIKDVFELNFLVDKEVTNLSGGEKQRVAFAKALIQDTPILFLDESTSNMDPYFAHFVLKEVQKRTKNEQKTVLAVFHDMNLASRYCDEIIMLKDGGLLEMGTTKKVLTPINIKRLFGIESIAVHDNDKSYIIPV
- a CDS encoding ABC transporter substrate-binding protein, whose protein sequence is MKILWLVALLISSHLYALEIEDQNGNKIIFDKPFKRVISLYPAHTDLIDDLGAGALLIGVSIDLDNPDKFKDIPTYSYYDNAEKFISAKPDLILIRPMIANKFKGMIDLLKSRGIEVVSLQPSTYQELPTYWNKIGKLVGKEEASTRYVESFENEVAKIKAKVASIPSENKKGLFFETRHKDFLTTSPGSMPYTIIEILGVKNIAKDAKSIRNGSTVAPYEIEKILSHAQDIDVYIAQNGAMNRVSEEDIYNTPGFKAINAIKNKHVYLIPEEIVSRPTKKLLDGMWALGQIIYPNYFKERI
- a CDS encoding precorrin-8X methylmutase, which encodes MSYERRPMSIEQKSFEIITQEMGSAIDAFDATLQPVVKRVIHTTADFEYTDLLDFSDDAVQSTFDALKSGCKIYCDTNMIVNGLSKVALGKFSCKPYCLVSDEDVSKEAKERGVTRSIVGMEHAAKDPETKIFLIGNAPTALYTLLEMIKSGDCAKPSLIVAVPVGFVGAAESKEEVLKYDVPYIRVRGRKGGSTVAVAILHGLIYQIFQREGI
- the cbiD gene encoding cobalt-precorrin-5B (C(1))-methyltransferase CbiD → MQKYVIHEGKKLRYGFTTGSSAAAATKAACMLLMNAPLKKTVAITLPTNEILHIPIYTAKKEKELAIVTVIKDGGDDADVTSGLEIGARVSFSEERGIHIKGGEGVGVATKKGLPIGVGEPAINPVPQVMIKQSVIEVIDILKQGIEVEIFVPKGEEIAKRTLNYKLGIHGGISILGSTGIVKPMSEEAYKDSLSIELKAMYQQQDTDTFVFTFGNYGRKFATNNLGLVDENIIIISNFVGFMLEKACEFGIKKILFVGNIGKIVKVAGGIFHTHSRVSDARLEIMAANAIKAGEKLDVIQKILKANTTEEAVEMLNRKDTFDIMAQEIREKCETHVRRSGYELEVAALIYSSEQGELARTDNFYVGNHTNA
- the cbiE gene encoding precorrin-6y C5,15-methyltransferase (decarboxylating) subunit CbiE, which gives rise to MLEIIPMLKIHILGMGPGSIDFIAPYVLTCIKDADILIGGKRHFQEIEVEASGKVCQYISSDLLGLVDYIKTNRNKKIAVLVSGDPGFYSFLVYLKKHFSNEELVVIPGLSSMQYMFCKIGLPWQDAVIKSLHGKTFDFIEALNDSGLVGVLTDSAFTPQLIAKELVTHGLGNVLVYVGEELSYAEEKITTMIATQMANNERNFGMNVVVIERTENVSYKR